A single window of bacterium DNA harbors:
- the thrS gene encoding threonine--tRNA ligase: MDREQQKRYWHTSSHILAHAVKQLFHDVKLGTGPAIENGFYYDFYREEPFTPADIEKISKKMEEIIKQNLPMEKVSLSKEEAKKILKDEPFKLEILEGIPEDPVTFYKQGSFIDLCEGPHVSSTGEIKHFKILTTSASYWRGDEKRESMQRIYGISFPTEEELIQYLKLIEEAKERDHRILGPKLDLFSLHPDYGSGLIFWHPKGALIRKIIEDFWKDVHLKNGYDIVYTPHIADISLWERSGHTGFYREYMFAPMDMDNRIFQLKPMNCPFHIIIYNTKLRSYRDFPLRWAELGTVYRYEKQGVLHGLLRVRGFTQDDAHIFCTEEQLEEEVIKVLELVSFFLGKFGFTEYRIFLSTKPEKYVGTPEGWEKATVALENALKKKGMLYEIDPGEGVFYGPKIDIKIKDCLNREWQCSTIQVDFNIPERFELKYTDKDGSFKTPILIHRAILGSIERFFGVLIEHYKGSFPFWLAPEQIRVLPISERHIPFAERVVTALQSHFRTQIDRRNEKINKKIRDAEEEKVPYMAIIGDKEEKEETLALRKHGKGMLGTFALDEVIKNLKEVDL, from the coding sequence ATGGATAGAGAACAACAAAAAAGATACTGGCATACTTCTTCCCATATCCTCGCACACGCTGTCAAACAACTCTTCCATGATGTAAAATTAGGGACAGGTCCTGCTATAGAAAATGGTTTTTATTATGACTTTTACAGAGAAGAGCCATTTACACCTGCTGATATAGAAAAGATAAGCAAAAAAATGGAAGAGATTATAAAACAGAACTTACCTATGGAAAAGGTCTCTTTAAGCAAGGAAGAGGCAAAAAAAATTCTTAAGGATGAGCCATTCAAATTAGAGATTCTTGAAGGGATACCAGAAGACCCAGTTACATTTTATAAACAGGGTAGTTTTATAGACCTGTGCGAAGGACCTCATGTCTCATCAACAGGAGAGATCAAGCACTTTAAAATTTTAACTACTTCTGCATCTTACTGGCGGGGTGATGAAAAAAGGGAAAGCATGCAGAGGATATATGGGATATCCTTTCCAACAGAAGAAGAACTCATTCAGTATCTCAAATTGATAGAAGAGGCAAAGGAAAGAGACCACAGAATATTAGGTCCAAAACTTGACCTTTTCAGTTTACATCCTGACTATGGTTCCGGGCTTATATTCTGGCATCCTAAGGGTGCTCTGATAAGAAAAATTATTGAGGACTTCTGGAAGGATGTACATCTTAAAAACGGATATGATATTGTATATACCCCTCATATTGCAGACATCTCACTGTGGGAACGTTCAGGACATACCGGTTTTTACAGAGAATATATGTTTGCACCTATGGATATGGATAACAGGATATTCCAACTAAAACCGATGAACTGTCCGTTCCACATCATTATATACAATACAAAACTGAGAAGTTATCGTGATTTCCCTTTAAGATGGGCTGAGTTAGGAACGGTCTACAGATACGAGAAACAGGGAGTACTGCACGGGCTTTTAAGGGTAAGGGGCTTTACACAGGACGATGCCCATATCTTCTGCACAGAAGAGCAACTGGAGGAAGAGGTAATAAAAGTTCTGGAACTTGTATCCTTCTTTTTAGGAAAGTTTGGTTTTACAGAATACAGAATTTTTCTTTCAACAAAACCTGAAAAATATGTGGGTACCCCTGAGGGATGGGAAAAAGCGACTGTTGCTCTTGAAAATGCTCTGAAGAAAAAAGGTATGCTTTATGAGATAGACCCGGGAGAGGGTGTTTTCTATGGACCTAAAATTGATATAAAAATCAAGGACTGCCTTAATAGAGAGTGGCAGTGTTCAACCATACAGGTGGACTTTAATATTCCTGAAAGATTTGAATTGAAATATACGGATAAAGACGGTTCTTTCAAAACACCTATACTTATACACCGTGCGATACTGGGTTCCATTGAAAGGTTCTTTGGTGTCTTGATTGAACACTATAAAGGAAGTTTTCCATTCTGGCTGGCACCAGAACAGATAAGAGTTCTGCCTATAAGTGAGAGGCATATACCTTTTGCAGAAAGGGTAGTTACTGCCTTACAATCACATTTCAGAACACAGATTGATAGAAGAAATGAGAAGATAAATAAAAAGATTCGGGATGCAGAAGAAGAAAAGGTTCCTTATATGGCTATCATCGGTGATAAGGAAGAGAAAGAAGAAACATTAGCATTGAGAAAACATGGGAAAGGGATGCTGGGAACATTTGCCCTGGATGAAGTTATTAAGAATTTGAAAGAAGTTGATTTGTAG
- a CDS encoding HU family DNA-binding protein translates to MNKAQLVDAVAKVVCSKKEAAAAVDAVLDGIKASLKKGDVVTLVGFGTFKVAKRKARTGRNPRTGKEIKIPAKKVPVFKAGSELKKAVK, encoded by the coding sequence ATGAACAAAGCACAACTGGTTGATGCAGTAGCAAAGGTTGTTTGTTCTAAAAAAGAAGCGGCTGCAGCAGTGGATGCTGTACTGGATGGTATTAAAGCATCCCTGAAGAAAGGTGATGTTGTAACACTGGTAGGATTTGGAACATTTAAGGTTGCCAAGAGGAAAGCAAGAACAGGCAGGAACCCGAGAACAGGGAAGGAGATAAAGATTCCTGCAAAGAAAGTTCCTGTCTTCAAAGCAGGTAGTGAATTAAAGAAAGCTGTTAAGTAA
- the rny gene encoding ribonuclease Y: protein MVKLVLPWFILWGGISLLIGYLWRKFVAERTLKAAERRAREIIQEAENIALNKKREIDIEAKELIYRLKTEFERETRNKRKELQFQEKRLQQREINLERKLEILDKKEADISLKERELEEKITVLKNREEELNSLIEDVRNNLARISGMSPEEAKNQLLKVMEEDAKKDVQNLIRKLEEEARNTAEERAREIILTSMQRLAPEEASESVVSVVSLPNDEIKGRIIGREGRNIRAFEMATGVDLIVDDTPEAVTLSSFNAYRREIARQTLERLISDGRIHPGRIEEVVEKVKKKVDEEIVEDGKATIFEVGIENVHPEIIKLLGRLKYRTSYGQNALQHAKESAFLAGMIAAEMGLDVKTAKRASLFHDIGKAVDQEVEGGHPEIGAELLKKYGESDVIVDAAASHHKDVEVNNPYTLLAQISDAISATRPGARRDSLEKYIRRIDDLEKIASSFEGVDTAFAISAGREIRVIVKPDKVSDEKAKELARDIAKKIESTMQYIGQVKVTVIREKREVEMAK from the coding sequence ATAGTAAAATTGGTTCTCCCATGGTTTATTCTGTGGGGAGGTATATCTCTGTTGATTGGCTATCTGTGGAGGAAATTTGTTGCAGAGAGAACCTTAAAGGCAGCGGAGAGAAGGGCAAGAGAGATAATTCAGGAAGCAGAAAATATTGCATTAAATAAGAAACGTGAGATTGATATTGAAGCAAAAGAACTTATCTACCGCCTCAAAACAGAATTTGAAAGAGAGACACGGAACAAACGAAAAGAACTTCAATTCCAGGAGAAACGGTTACAGCAGAGGGAGATAAACCTTGAAAGAAAACTTGAAATTCTTGATAAAAAAGAGGCGGACATCTCTCTGAAAGAGAGGGAATTAGAAGAGAAGATAACAGTTCTTAAAAACAGAGAAGAAGAATTGAACTCTCTAATTGAGGACGTGAGAAATAACCTTGCCCGTATATCCGGTATGTCTCCTGAAGAAGCAAAGAATCAACTTCTGAAGGTTATGGAAGAGGATGCAAAAAAAGATGTACAGAACCTGATAAGGAAACTTGAAGAAGAAGCGAGAAACACAGCAGAAGAAAGGGCGAGAGAGATTATCCTCACATCTATGCAGCGCCTTGCACCAGAAGAAGCATCTGAAAGTGTTGTCTCTGTTGTAAGTTTACCAAATGATGAGATAAAAGGACGTATTATCGGAAGAGAAGGTAGAAATATCCGTGCGTTTGAGATGGCGACCGGGGTAGACCTAATAGTGGATGATACCCCTGAAGCAGTTACCCTTTCCTCCTTCAATGCCTACAGAAGAGAGATAGCGAGGCAGACACTTGAACGACTCATATCAGATGGAAGAATCCATCCTGGCAGGATTGAAGAGGTGGTTGAAAAGGTGAAAAAGAAAGTGGATGAAGAGATAGTAGAGGATGGGAAGGCAACCATATTTGAGGTAGGGATTGAAAATGTCCATCCGGAAATTATAAAACTTCTCGGACGACTGAAATACAGAACCAGTTATGGACAGAATGCCTTACAGCATGCAAAGGAGAGTGCTTTTCTTGCAGGGATGATTGCAGCAGAGATGGGACTTGATGTAAAGACAGCAAAACGAGCATCTTTATTCCATGATATAGGAAAGGCTGTTGACCAGGAAGTGGAAGGGGGGCATCCTGAGATAGGGGCAGAACTTCTTAAAAAATATGGAGAAAGCGATGTCATCGTAGACGCTGCTGCCAGTCACCATAAAGATGTAGAAGTAAATAACCCTTATACACTTCTTGCCCAGATATCCGATGCTATATCTGCAACCAGACCGGGTGCAAGAAGAGATTCTCTGGAAAAATATATAAGGAGGATTGACGACCTGGAAAAAATTGCATCTTCCTTTGAAGGTGTTGATACTGCCTTTGCAATATCAGCAGGAAGAGAGATACGGGTAATCGTAAAACCAGATAAAGTATCCGATGAGAAAGCAAAGGAACTTGCGAGAGACATTGCTAAAAAAATTGAATCTACAATGCAATATATAGGACAGGTAAAGGTAACTGTTATAAGAGAAAAAAGAGAAGTGGAAATGGCAAAATAA
- the lepB gene encoding signal peptidase I — translation MIRLIKNIVFLCFIFFVGYIFGIKEVRFVEIISSSMEPTLHPGDRVIVVKKDVLRRYDIVIIEAPKGEQEILTKRIVGLPSETIEVKEGYVYINGKKLKEPYIKEKPEYELLKEKIPEDKYFLLGDNRNESEDSSVWGPVDSTFIKGRVVCKYWPLKEITLLIKPFSLK, via the coding sequence ATGATACGGCTTATAAAAAACATTGTTTTTCTATGTTTCATTTTTTTTGTAGGTTATATATTCGGGATAAAAGAGGTACGTTTTGTTGAGATAATATCCTCTTCAATGGAGCCCACCCTGCACCCCGGGGATAGAGTAATTGTTGTAAAAAAAGATGTTTTGAGAAGATATGACATAGTAATAATAGAAGCGCCCAAAGGGGAACAAGAGATACTTACAAAGAGGATTGTAGGTCTTCCTTCTGAAACAATAGAGGTTAAGGAAGGGTATGTGTATATTAACGGTAAAAAACTTAAGGAGCCATATATAAAAGAAAAACCAGAATATGAACTTTTAAAAGAAAAGATACCGGAAGACAAATATTTTTTACTTGGAGACAACAGAAATGAAAGTGAGGATAGCAGTGTATGGGGTCCTGTGGATAGCACATTTATTAAAGGCAGGGTTGTTTGCAAATACTGGCCTTTGAAAGAAATAACTCTCCTTATAAAGCCATTTTCCTTAAAATGA